GCTAAACTCCTCAATCAAGCAACTTCATTTGCTGTATTAGGCTGTAGTTTCGGAGCCTTTACGACACCATTCGTTCTAAGTGCAATTGGCTTGCTAACACAAAATGGGATGTTGGTATTTAGTATCTTAGGATGTTGGTTGATTGTAACCTCTATCTTTGTCATGTACCTACTTCAAAAGAGAGCTTAGGATTGGTTTCCTAAGTTTTTCTTTTTGGAAACATTGTACCCGGACAGTTTTGAATTTTCTAGCTTGTTACTGGATTATTTTCTTGGTAAAATAGAAGTTATGACTAGATATAAAGCAACTATTTCCTATGATGGTTATGCCTTTGCTGGCTTTCAGCGCCAGCCTCATGCGCGTAGCGTTCAGGAGGAAATTGAAAAAACCTTGACTAGATTGAATAAGGGGCAAGCCATTACTGTTCACGGTGCTGGTAGGACAGATAGTGGGGTTCATGCCCTGGGACAGGTCATTCATTTTGACCTGCCCTATCAGATGGATGAGGAGAAGCTCCGTTTTGCTTTGGACACCCAGTCTCCTGAAGATATTGATGTGATTTCGATTGAGCTTGTGGCAGATGATTTTCATTGCCGTTATGCCAAGCACAGTAAGACCTATGAGTTTATCGTGGATAGGGGGCGTCCCAAGAATCCTATGCGCCGTCACTATGCGACTCACTTTCCCTATCCACTCGATGTGGAACGCATGCAAATTGCAATCAAAAAGCTAGAGGGAACCCATGATTTTACCGGTTTTACAGCCTCTGGAACTAGTGTAGAAGACAAGGTTCGCACCATTACAGAAGCTAGTTTAACAGTCGATGAGACAGGCCAATTTTTGACCTTTACCTTTTCAGGAAATGGTTTCTTGTATAAACAGATTCGCAATATGGTGGGGACGCTGCTCAAAATCGGAAATAATCGTATGCCAGTGGAGCAGATTGACCTGATCTTGGAGAAGAAGGACAGGCAACTTGCAGGTCCCACTGCAGCACCAAATGGTTTGTATTTAAAGGAGATTCGTTATGAAGAATAATCGTATTTTAGCACTTTCTGGGAATGATATTTTTAGTGGTGGTGGTTTGTCAGCTGATTTGGCTACCTATACCTTGAACGGCTTGCATGGCTTTGTAGCAGTGACTTGTTTGACAGCCTTGACAGAAAAAGGATTTGAAGTCTTTTCAACTGACGATACCATTTTTCAACATGAATTAGATAGTTTGAGAGATGTGGAGTTTGGGGGAATTAAAATCGGTCTTCTACCAACTGTCAGTGTGGCTGAGAAAGCATTAGACTTTATCAAGCAGCGCCCAGGTGTGCCTGTGGTATTGGATCCTGTCTTGGTCTGCAAGGAAACGCACGATGTAGCTGTAAGTGAACTCTGCCAAGAGTTGATTCGCTTTTTCCCTCATGTCAGTGTGATTACGCCTAATCTTCCTGAAGCAGAATTATTAGCTGGTCAGGAAATCAAAACCTTGGAAGACATGAAAGTTGCAGCGCAGAAATTGCATGAATTAGGATCGCCAGCAGTCATTATTAAGGGAGGCAATCGCCTTAGTCAGGACAAGGCTGTAGATGTCTTTTATGACGGACAAACCTTTACAGTCCTAGAAAATCCTGTCATCCAAGGCCAAAATGCTGGTGCAGGTTGTACCTTTGCCTCAAGCATTGCCAGTCACTTGGTTAAAGGTGATGAACTTTTACCAGCAGTAGAAAATTCAAAAGCTTTCGTTTATCGTGCCATTGCACAAGCAGATCAATATGGAGTAAGACAATATGAAGCAAACCAAAACAACTAAAATCGCCCTTGTATCCCTCTTAACCGCCCTTTCTGTGGTTCTAGGTTATTTCTTGAAAATCCCAACACCGACAGGTATTTTAACTCTTTTAGATGCGGGTGTCTTCTTTGCGGCCTTTTACTTTGGTAGTCGTGAAGGGGCTGTAGTCGGAGGACTAGCAGGTTTCTTGATTGACCTCTTATCAGGCTACCCTCAATGGATGTTCTTTAGCTTGATCAACCATGGCTTGCAAGGATTTTTCGCAGGATTTAAAGGCAAGACTCAGTGGCTAGGCCTTATTTTGGCAACTATTGCTATGGTAGGGGGCTACGCCTTGGGTTCTACTTTAATGAATGGCTGGGCAGCAGCTCTACCAGAAATCCTACCAAATTTCATGCAAAATATTGTAGGGATGATTGTAGGATTTATCCTTAGTCAAAGTATTAAGAAGATTAAGTAACACTCTTCGAAAATCTCTCCAAACCACGTCAGCTTCACCTTGCCGTAGATATGGTTACTGACTCCATCAGTCTTATCTACAACCTCAAAACAGTGTTTTGAGCAACCTGCGGCTAGCTTCCTAGTTTGCACTTTGAGTATAAAGAGGCTGAGTCAAAAGTCCTAAAAATAAGAAAAATGCATAGTATCAGGTGTTGAAAAAACTTGATACTATGCTTTTTTGTTGTGGGAAGATTTTGGAAGAATATTAATCAAAATAAAGCAAGTCTTTGCTGGTGCTTGTAAAGAGGTCGAAGCCATCCTTGGTAACAACACCGCAGTCTTCGATACGGACACCGACTTTACCAGGGATATAGATACCTGGTTCAACAGAGAAGCACATGCCTTCTTCGATGACCATGTTGTTTCCTTCCATGATAGATGGAAATTCGTGGACATCCATACCGATACCGTGACCGAGACGGTGGTTGAAGTACTCGCCGTAACCAGCTTTTTCGATGACCTCACGGGCAGCGCGGTCTACTTCATGGGCAGTCACACCTGGTTTGATAAATTCAAGAGCAGCTTGTTGGGCTTCAAGAGTCAAGTTGTAAATATCTTTCTTGAATTGGTCAGGTTTACCGACAGCGACTGTACGAGTCATATCTGACGCGTAGCCGTTTACTAGAACACCAAGGTCAAAGAGGAGAAGAGCATCATTTTCAACCTTATTCGCTGCTGGGATGCCGTGTGGATTTGCAGCATTATCACCAGTCAAGACCATAGTATCAAAGCTCATTTCATAACCTTCACGTTTCATGGCAAAGTCGATTTGAGCGATAATATCTGTCTCGGTCTTATCAAGAGAAATATTGTCAAAACCAACATGAACAGCCTTGTCCGCATAGAGACCTGCAACCATCATTTTTTGCACTTCATCAGCTGATTTGATGAGGCGCATGCGTTGGATACGAGGAGTGAGGTTTTCAAATTCAGCAGTTTCAAAGACTGTTTTCAAGCCATGGTATTTTGTCAAAATGAGATTGTCAAACTCAACAGCAACGCGTTTGAAGTCGTGCTGTGGAAGAGCATGTTTCATTTTTTGCCATGGATTTTCAGAATCCACATAGCCCACAACTGGGAAGGAAACAGTGCTGCTTGCACGCTCAACCTCAAGGGCTGGGACAAAGAGGAGGGGTTCCTGACCCGCTAGGACAAAAAGGAACATTTGGCGTTCATGGGGATCACTGTAAAAGCCAGTGAGGTAATTGATTGTGACGGGGTCAGATACGACAGCGACGTCTAGTTTTTCTGATTCAAGATATGTTACGATTTGTTGTAATTTAGACATATGCTACCTTCTTTCTACCCCTCTATTTTGGCAAAAAAAGAAAGAAAATGCAAGGGAGAAGGGTAAAAGAACAGGCAAAAAGAACTCCGAAACGATAGCGGAGTTCTTTGATATGGTTTTCCTTGGTTTAAGAAAAGTCAGCCTTGCTTTTGACGTCGCTGTATTCTTCAGCGATTTCTTGGCTGAGGATGTCCTCATAGGCAGGGAGTTGGATGTCCTGTCCGTACTTTTTCTTGAGAGCAGTAGTGACTAGGCGATAGGCCAGATTAGCATTACGAGAGAGGATAGGTCCGTGGAAGTAGGAGCCAAAGACATTCTTATAATGAACCCCTTCGCCGACCTTTTCTTCGTTGTTTCCATTTCCATAGACGACCTGACCGAGTGGTTTTTGGTCATCTGAGAGGAAGGTAC
Above is a genomic segment from Streptococcus mitis containing:
- a CDS encoding pseudouridine synthase, with amino-acid sequence MTRYKATISYDGYAFAGFQRQPHARSVQEEIEKTLTRLNKGQAITVHGAGRTDSGVHALGQVIHFDLPYQMDEEKLRFALDTQSPEDIDVISIELVADDFHCRYAKHSKTYEFIVDRGRPKNPMRRHYATHFPYPLDVERMQIAIKKLEGTHDFTGFTASGTSVEDKVRTITEASLTVDETGQFLTFTFSGNGFLYKQIRNMVGTLLKIGNNRMPVEQIDLILEKKDRQLAGPTAAPNGLYLKEIRYEE
- a CDS encoding hydroxymethylpyrimidine/phosphomethylpyrimidine kinase (catalyzes the formation of 4-amino-2-methyl-5-diphosphomethylpyrimidine), translating into MKNNRILALSGNDIFSGGGLSADLATYTLNGLHGFVAVTCLTALTEKGFEVFSTDDTIFQHELDSLRDVEFGGIKIGLLPTVSVAEKALDFIKQRPGVPVVLDPVLVCKETHDVAVSELCQELIRFFPHVSVITPNLPEAELLAGQEIKTLEDMKVAAQKLHELGSPAVIIKGGNRLSQDKAVDVFYDGQTFTVLENPVIQGQNAGAGCTFASSIASHLVKGDELLPAVENSKAFVYRAIAQADQYGVRQYEANQNN
- a CDS encoding dipeptidase, yielding MSKLQQIVTYLESEKLDVAVVSDPVTINYLTGFYSDPHERQMFLFVLAGQEPLLFVPALEVERASSTVSFPVVGYVDSENPWQKMKHALPQHDFKRVAVEFDNLILTKYHGLKTVFETAEFENLTPRIQRMRLIKSADEVQKMMVAGLYADKAVHVGFDNISLDKTETDIIAQIDFAMKREGYEMSFDTMVLTGDNAANPHGIPAANKVENDALLLFDLGVLVNGYASDMTRTVAVGKPDQFKKDIYNLTLEAQQAALEFIKPGVTAHEVDRAAREVIEKAGYGEYFNHRLGHGIGMDVHEFPSIMEGNNMVIEEGMCFSVEPGIYIPGKVGVRIEDCGVVTKDGFDLFTSTSKDLLYFD